In one window of Maribacter sp. BPC-D8 DNA:
- a CDS encoding NADP-dependent glyceraldehyde-3-phosphate dehydrogenase, giving the protein MSDIKIPEEFKITSTIDQRHYLVNGELKEWKGDTTEVYSTISSTKEYKPTLLGSIPDLQEAEALDALNGALKAYDKGKGIWPTMHVKDRIECMEVFVTKMKTKREEVVKLLMWEIGKSLPDSQKEFDRTVEYIEDTIEDYKQLDRDAAKFTKHDGVYAHIKRGPLGVVLCLGPYNYPLNETFALLIPAIIMGNTTIFKPAKHGVLLITPLLEAFQTSFPKGVVNVIFGRGRTVAAPIMQTGKVDVLALIGNSKSANALQEQHPKSNRLRLVLGLEAKNPAIILPDADLDLTINECLAGTLSFNGQRCTALKVVYVHEEIRSKFNESFAKKVDELKFGNPWEDGVKLTPLPEPGKPDYIQELIDDAVSKGAKILNKKGGKRFDNYIWPAVLYPVTKDMRVYQEEQFGPIIPIVPFTDIEEPLDDMAESNYGQQVSLFGKDVYALSPLIDTLVNLVCRVNLNSSCQRGPDVYPFTGRKDSAQATLSVHDALRSFSIRTFVAFKDNDLNTEIIQNLLEAKLSNFVSTDYIL; this is encoded by the coding sequence ATGAGCGATATTAAAATTCCTGAAGAATTTAAAATAACATCAACTATAGATCAAAGACATTATTTGGTCAACGGAGAATTAAAAGAATGGAAAGGAGATACCACAGAGGTATATTCTACCATTTCTTCAACAAAAGAATATAAGCCAACCCTATTAGGTAGTATTCCAGATTTACAAGAAGCAGAAGCTTTAGATGCTTTAAACGGAGCATTAAAGGCGTATGATAAGGGAAAGGGAATTTGGCCAACCATGCATGTGAAAGACCGTATTGAATGTATGGAGGTTTTCGTTACAAAAATGAAGACCAAAAGAGAAGAAGTGGTTAAATTGTTAATGTGGGAAATTGGTAAGTCTTTACCAGACTCTCAGAAAGAATTTGATCGTACTGTTGAATATATTGAAGATACCATTGAAGATTATAAGCAGCTAGATCGAGATGCCGCTAAGTTTACGAAACACGATGGTGTGTATGCGCATATTAAAAGAGGACCGTTAGGTGTTGTTTTATGTTTAGGACCTTATAACTATCCGCTAAATGAAACTTTTGCATTGTTGATTCCTGCAATTATTATGGGGAACACAACCATCTTTAAACCTGCAAAGCATGGTGTTTTATTAATTACGCCGCTTTTAGAAGCTTTTCAAACTAGTTTTCCAAAAGGGGTGGTTAATGTAATTTTCGGTAGAGGTAGAACTGTTGCTGCGCCAATTATGCAAACAGGTAAAGTAGATGTACTTGCTTTAATAGGTAATAGTAAATCTGCAAATGCCCTACAAGAGCAGCACCCTAAAAGTAACAGACTACGATTGGTACTTGGTTTAGAAGCTAAAAACCCGGCGATTATTTTACCAGATGCTGATTTAGATTTAACTATAAATGAATGCTTGGCTGGTACACTGTCTTTTAACGGGCAACGTTGCACGGCATTAAAAGTGGTGTATGTTCACGAAGAAATTAGATCAAAATTCAATGAAAGCTTCGCTAAAAAAGTCGATGAGTTAAAATTTGGAAATCCGTGGGAAGATGGGGTGAAATTAACTCCGTTACCTGAACCTGGTAAACCAGATTATATTCAAGAATTAATTGATGATGCGGTTTCAAAAGGAGCTAAAATATTGAATAAAAAAGGAGGAAAGCGTTTCGATAACTATATATGGCCTGCAGTTCTATATCCGGTAACGAAAGACATGCGTGTGTACCAAGAAGAGCAATTCGGACCCATTATACCCATCGTACCTTTCACTGATATCGAAGAACCTTTAGATGATATGGCAGAAAGCAACTATGGCCAACAAGTAAGCTTGTTTGGTAAAGATGTGTATGCGCTTTCTCCATTAATAGATACGTTGGTGAACTTAGTCTGTCGTGTGAATTTAAATAGTTCTTGCCAAAGAGGACCAGATGTATACCCATTTACCGGTAGAAAAGATTCTGCACAAGCAACCTTAAGTGTTCACGATGCATTACGCTCGTTCTCAATTAGAACTTTTGTAGCATTTAAAGACAACGACTTGAATACTGAAATTATTCAGAATTTATTAGAAGCTAAGCTTTCTAATTTTGTAAGTACTGATTATATATTATAA